One Corynebacterium tuberculostearicum DNA window includes the following coding sequences:
- a CDS encoding AzlC family ABC transporter permease yields the protein MREDISQGLRDTWAAAIGLIPLGLAFGLLMVQSGFSLWWTPIFSIVIYAGSMEFLAISMVTGGATALASLVTGFMVNFRHIFYGLTFPRHRLHSRLGRAYSTYALTDETYAIVSSLPTDDRPTGTRILTIQIFCQALWVGGGIVGALAGQVIPSTVQGMEFALVALFVVLAMDSFRNNQDFSLPLSAAMVGILAAAFAPGQLLMVALSAYFILLIIRYLSPRVDAAFTLRRRGDVKRFREEY from the coding sequence ATGCGTGAGGATATTTCACAAGGTTTGCGGGATACCTGGGCCGCCGCCATCGGCCTCATTCCCCTCGGCCTAGCCTTCGGCCTGCTCATGGTCCAATCCGGCTTCAGTTTGTGGTGGACGCCTATTTTCTCCATCGTCATCTACGCCGGCTCGATGGAGTTCCTGGCCATTTCCATGGTCACCGGCGGCGCCACAGCCTTGGCTTCCCTGGTCACCGGGTTCATGGTGAACTTCCGGCATATTTTCTATGGTCTCACTTTTCCTCGCCACCGCCTTCACTCGCGCCTGGGCAGAGCTTATTCCACCTATGCGCTTACCGACGAAACCTATGCCATCGTCTCCTCCCTCCCCACCGATGACCGTCCCACAGGGACTCGGATCCTCACCATCCAAATTTTTTGTCAGGCTCTGTGGGTAGGCGGTGGCATTGTCGGTGCTCTCGCCGGCCAGGTGATTCCCTCTACCGTGCAGGGCATGGAATTCGCCCTAGTGGCGCTCTTCGTCGTGCTGGCGATGGATTCCTTCCGCAATAACCAGGACTTCTCTTTACCACTAAGCGCGGCGATGGTGGGGATCCTCGCGGCCGCCTTCGCCCCAGGTCAACTCCTCATGGTGGCCCTGAGCGCCTACTTCATCCTGCTGATTATCCGGTATCTATCCCCACGCGTCGATGCGGCTTTTACCTTGCGTAGACGAGGCGACGTTAAGAGATTCCGTGAGGAGTACTAA
- a CDS encoding CCA tRNA nucleotidyltransferase — MNFQDTQLIGVLARAESTVSSLSNLLGGLVEKFAARGYSLYLVGGSVRDALLGRLGNDLDFTTPARPEVVKEILDEWAETVWDTGIDFGTVSAAYKGQQIEITTFRSDSYDGQSRNPEVVYGDTLEGDLVRRDFKANAMAIELLADASFKFHDPLHGLQDIADRVLDTPDKPEISFHDDPLRMLRAARFASQLEFRVADRVVDAMRDMAGEIQRITVERVQVELDKLICGTAPWDGIDLLVSTGIADYIFPEIPALRMTADEHAQHKDVYAHSLKVLSQAMDQEEDGPDLVLRWAALLHDIGKPDTFDNTDGKVSFHHHEVVGAKLARKRLRKLKYPKATTESIGQLVYLHMRFHGFGENQWTDSAVRRYVTDAGDLLPRLHKLVRADCTTRNAKKARRLQRTYDQLEERIEEIGRKEDLARVRPDLDGNEIMEILGLQPGPEVGQAWSYLKELRLEHGPLEREEAIAKLREWWDSKQ, encoded by the coding sequence GTGAATTTTCAGGACACTCAGCTAATCGGCGTTCTTGCCCGCGCGGAATCCACCGTCTCCTCCCTCAGCAACCTGCTGGGCGGACTGGTGGAGAAATTTGCCGCGCGCGGCTACTCGCTCTACCTCGTGGGCGGCTCTGTGCGCGATGCGCTTTTGGGCCGCTTGGGAAATGACCTGGACTTTACTACTCCGGCTCGCCCCGAGGTGGTCAAGGAGATTCTCGATGAGTGGGCCGAAACCGTGTGGGATACCGGCATAGACTTCGGTACCGTCTCCGCGGCCTACAAGGGCCAGCAGATTGAGATCACCACCTTCCGCTCCGATTCTTATGACGGCCAGTCCCGCAATCCTGAGGTGGTTTACGGTGACACCTTGGAAGGCGATCTTGTCCGGCGCGACTTCAAGGCCAATGCGATGGCCATTGAGCTGCTTGCCGACGCCTCCTTTAAGTTCCACGATCCCCTCCATGGCCTCCAAGACATAGCTGACCGGGTGCTCGATACCCCGGATAAGCCGGAGATCTCCTTCCACGATGACCCGCTGCGCATGCTACGTGCGGCCCGTTTTGCCTCCCAGCTGGAGTTTCGCGTGGCCGATCGCGTGGTAGATGCCATGCGGGATATGGCCGGCGAGATCCAGCGCATCACCGTGGAGCGCGTGCAGGTGGAGCTAGATAAGCTCATCTGCGGCACGGCCCCGTGGGATGGCATTGATCTACTGGTATCTACGGGAATCGCGGACTATATCTTCCCGGAGATCCCCGCGCTACGCATGACCGCGGACGAACACGCGCAGCACAAAGACGTCTATGCGCACTCGCTCAAGGTGCTGAGCCAGGCCATGGATCAAGAGGAGGATGGTCCTGATCTTGTCCTGCGCTGGGCGGCGCTGCTCCACGATATTGGCAAGCCGGATACCTTTGATAACACCGATGGCAAGGTCTCCTTCCACCACCACGAGGTGGTGGGCGCCAAACTCGCCCGTAAGCGCCTGCGCAAGTTGAAGTATCCCAAGGCCACTACGGAGTCCATCGGCCAGTTGGTGTACCTACACATGCGCTTCCACGGGTTTGGGGAAAATCAATGGACTGATTCCGCCGTGCGCCGCTATGTCACCGACGCCGGCGATCTTCTCCCTCGCCTGCACAAGCTGGTGCGCGCCGATTGCACCACCCGCAATGCCAAGAAGGCCCGCCGCCTCCAGCGCACCTACGATCAGCTCGAGGAGCGTATCGAAGAGATCGGCCGCAAGGAGGACCTGGCCCGCGTGCGTCCAGACCTCGACGGCAACGAGATCATGGAGATCTTAGGCCTCCAGCCCGGCCCTGAGGTGGGCCAGGCGTGGTCCTATCTCAAGGAGCTGCGCCTCGAGCATGGTCCCCTCGAGCGCGAGGAAGCGATTGCGAAGTTGCGCGAGTGGTGGGATTCTAAACAGTGA
- a CDS encoding DUF6049 family protein, producing the protein MRQRLKSWAAVGGCMAVAGWGLCMPLPEAAAQMDAAAEKQQDIQAWLGARGPERANLDLLAAEPFTVGKDLKLTFRLHNPTDETMEDLQLTSRRGDAVEDTAQARTQLATGEFPYYGPSTTTAPLQPGESREVTFQVPTSLHGEQTLAIEEPGSYPLLFTLTGTVGGEAVSFAEERLVGQIKRKEQALGDAPSDPTPHDLTVIYPISADIDSVPGGAGGEDLILSSDELAGELAEGGRLDRLVSTYASHDLRGAGCVAIDPALLDTVNRMAEGYKVGSARPPQAERPKRLRDSWFTNEDDVHLEPGTGKEDAARWLKRLRELDCFMSMPWANANASSVAKANNPFLTYEGLQRGNHTIERILGAKPATTVLAVGSGYVDQQLPLPALVADNTSWPGRAVTFDASLGALLAQTGSKPQTVGYSNPELRYDYSLDSDLSRAITGGAALSLAASDDTVARLPNYLDPSAAEYALDSAEALIASGKSHPRTVGSLKQETAEPGSLPGSPFSDPAAFAESDIVRVEQQARYTDELMNIMVDDPDIALTRYEFVLPLRRDLLAALSLTNRDSLGSNAEARRRFTHTMDVHSDTLRDLRSSVALIPPGNVYTRVSESSPLLIVAENGLPLPVEAKLQYDAPDGARLNTPKSVRIPAKGSITVSMTADMPKDVDRTDIGLWLATPEKQTISEPINIAVQTRAGIVIVYGVGLAGALALVLATLFRLGRHRRKESQRLKK; encoded by the coding sequence ATGCGCCAGCGCCTGAAGTCTTGGGCCGCCGTGGGCGGCTGCATGGCGGTAGCGGGGTGGGGCTTGTGCATGCCGCTACCAGAAGCCGCCGCGCAGATGGACGCGGCCGCCGAAAAGCAGCAGGATATCCAGGCATGGTTGGGTGCGCGCGGGCCGGAGCGGGCCAACCTTGATCTCCTTGCGGCCGAGCCCTTTACCGTGGGCAAAGACCTCAAACTGACCTTCCGGCTGCACAATCCTACCGATGAAACCATGGAGGATCTCCAGCTCACGAGCCGCCGCGGCGATGCCGTGGAGGATACCGCGCAGGCCCGCACGCAGTTGGCCACCGGCGAATTCCCGTATTACGGTCCCAGCACTACCACCGCGCCCCTGCAGCCGGGCGAATCCCGGGAGGTCACCTTCCAGGTTCCTACCTCCCTGCACGGCGAGCAGACCCTGGCCATCGAAGAGCCTGGCTCCTATCCGCTGCTGTTTACCCTCACCGGCACCGTAGGCGGCGAGGCGGTCAGCTTTGCGGAGGAACGCCTTGTTGGCCAGATAAAGAGGAAGGAGCAGGCGCTTGGCGATGCCCCCTCGGATCCCACACCCCACGATCTCACCGTGATCTATCCCATCAGCGCCGATATTGACTCGGTACCAGGCGGCGCTGGGGGAGAGGACCTTATCCTCTCCTCTGATGAGCTGGCCGGTGAGCTGGCGGAGGGTGGCCGGCTCGATCGATTGGTCAGCACGTATGCCAGCCACGATCTGCGCGGGGCAGGCTGCGTAGCCATCGATCCCGCCCTCTTGGATACGGTCAACCGCATGGCGGAGGGCTATAAGGTAGGTTCGGCCCGCCCACCTCAAGCCGAACGCCCTAAGCGCCTGCGCGATTCGTGGTTCACCAACGAGGACGATGTGCACCTCGAACCCGGCACTGGCAAAGAGGATGCTGCCCGCTGGCTCAAGCGCCTGCGCGAGCTCGATTGCTTTATGTCTATGCCGTGGGCGAACGCCAATGCTTCCTCCGTGGCCAAAGCGAATAATCCCTTCCTTACCTACGAGGGGCTACAACGCGGCAATCACACCATCGAGCGAATCCTCGGTGCCAAGCCGGCCACCACCGTGCTCGCGGTCGGCTCCGGCTATGTGGATCAGCAGCTGCCCCTGCCCGCGTTGGTGGCGGATAATACTTCGTGGCCCGGCCGCGCCGTGACTTTCGACGCCTCCCTGGGCGCCCTCCTCGCCCAAACCGGCTCCAAGCCACAGACGGTGGGCTATTCCAACCCGGAGCTGCGCTACGATTACTCGCTCGATTCCGATCTTTCTCGTGCCATCACCGGCGGCGCCGCATTGAGCTTGGCCGCCAGCGATGACACCGTGGCGCGCTTGCCCAATTACTTGGATCCCAGCGCGGCCGAGTACGCACTCGACTCTGCCGAGGCACTCATCGCTTCCGGTAAGTCCCATCCGCGCACCGTCGGCAGCCTAAAGCAGGAGACCGCAGAGCCTGGTTCACTGCCCGGCAGCCCCTTTAGCGATCCCGCCGCCTTCGCCGAATCCGATATCGTCCGCGTGGAGCAGCAGGCCCGCTATACCGATGAGCTGATGAATATCATGGTCGATGATCCAGATATCGCGCTCACTCGCTATGAATTCGTCCTGCCTTTGCGCCGGGATCTGCTCGCCGCCCTCTCGCTGACCAACCGCGATAGCTTGGGAAGCAATGCAGAGGCACGGCGCCGGTTCACTCACACGATGGATGTGCATTCCGATACGCTGCGGGACCTGCGTTCTTCTGTGGCTCTTATCCCACCGGGCAATGTCTATACCCGCGTATCCGAGTCATCGCCGCTGCTCATCGTGGCAGAAAATGGCCTGCCACTACCGGTGGAGGCCAAGCTGCAATACGATGCCCCCGATGGCGCGCGCCTCAACACGCCCAAGAGCGTCCGTATTCCGGCCAAGGGCTCTATTACTGTATCCATGACCGCCGATATGCCTAAGGACGTCGATCGCACGGACATTGGCTTGTGGCTTGCTACCCCAGAAAAGCAAACCATCTCTGAGCCCATCAATATCGCTGTGCAAACGCGTGCCGGTATCGTAATCGTGTATGGCGTCGGCCTAGCCGGCGCCCTTGCGCTGGTCTTAGCCACGCTCTTCCGGCTAGGCCGCCATCGGCGCAAAGAATCACAAAGGCTTAAAAAGTAA
- a CDS encoding dicarboxylate/amino acid:cation symporter encodes MNFKKLSESLLFRIIVAIILGVVVSQFAPEWFGRVFATFNGLFSNFLNFFIPVLIFALIAPSIAGLGRGAGKWLGVTAGIAYGSTIVAGLLAYVVAHWLYPTMLSGQDLITNVSDIDEGALTPYFEVEMAPPFEVMTALLLSFCIGVAMTTVKSDTLYAVTKELESVVVKVIWGFVVPILPFYIFGMFLGLGMNGNLGSVLSAFAKVLILAVVMTLVYLVLQYIIAGAITGKNPFKALRNMVPAYFTALGTSSSAATIPVSMESTLKNGISKPVASFVIPLCATIHLSGSMIKLTLYAFAIVYMAHLDISTSTGLGFIFLLGIMMIAAPGVPGGAVMVAAGLLADMMGFDDGMVALMIAAYIAIDSVGTAANVTGDGAIAMIVDKFAGSKKDHTEEESAEATA; translated from the coding sequence ATGAATTTCAAGAAACTCTCGGAATCTCTGTTGTTCCGCATCATCGTCGCCATCATCCTTGGCGTGGTGGTGAGCCAATTCGCGCCCGAATGGTTTGGCCGCGTATTCGCCACCTTCAATGGACTCTTTAGTAACTTCCTCAATTTCTTTATTCCGGTCCTCATCTTCGCGCTTATCGCCCCGTCGATTGCTGGTCTGGGACGAGGGGCCGGAAAATGGCTGGGCGTTACTGCAGGTATTGCCTACGGCTCAACGATTGTTGCGGGTCTTCTTGCCTACGTAGTTGCGCACTGGCTCTACCCCACCATGCTCAGTGGTCAGGATCTGATTACAAATGTCTCCGATATTGATGAGGGGGCACTCACTCCGTACTTCGAGGTGGAAATGGCTCCGCCTTTTGAGGTTATGACGGCTCTCTTGTTGTCATTCTGCATCGGCGTAGCGATGACTACAGTGAAGTCCGATACCTTGTATGCGGTTACAAAGGAATTGGAGAGCGTAGTAGTCAAGGTTATTTGGGGCTTTGTAGTTCCAATTCTGCCCTTCTATATCTTCGGCATGTTCTTGGGCTTGGGCATGAATGGCAATTTGGGCTCAGTGCTTTCGGCCTTCGCGAAGGTCCTGATCCTGGCGGTTGTTATGACTCTGGTCTATCTGGTGCTCCAGTACATTATCGCTGGTGCCATCACCGGTAAGAATCCTTTCAAAGCACTGCGCAATATGGTGCCGGCATATTTCACCGCACTGGGAACCTCCTCTTCTGCCGCCACCATCCCGGTGTCTATGGAGTCCACCTTGAAGAACGGCATTTCGAAGCCGGTGGCAAGCTTCGTTATCCCGTTGTGTGCGACCATTCACCTCTCTGGTTCCATGATTAAGCTGACGCTCTATGCCTTTGCGATTGTGTACATGGCGCACCTGGATATTAGTACGAGCACCGGCCTTGGTTTCATCTTCCTATTGGGAATCATGATGATTGCGGCACCAGGTGTGCCCGGCGGCGCGGTTATGGTCGCAGCTGGACTACTGGCGGACATGATGGGCTTTGACGATGGCATGGTGGCGCTGATGATTGCGGCCTACATCGCCATTGACTCGGTCGGCACGGCTGCCAACGTTACTGGCGACGGCGCCATTGCGATGATCGTGGACAAGTTCGCGGGCTCCAAGAAGGACCACACCGAAGAGGAATCTGCAGAAGCAACCGCGTAG
- a CDS encoding Rieske (2Fe-2S) protein gives MIKCSRRMFLLGTATTFAGAYAAACGSSPSAEIAATEIPIGSAKIVDGVIFTQPKEGEFKAYSQTCPHQGNPITEIDGMTATCTAHNTSYNLSDGSVISGPGRDPLEEYEVKQDGSNVTTA, from the coding sequence ATGATTAAGTGCTCTCGTCGAATGTTCTTGCTTGGAACCGCCACCACATTTGCAGGCGCCTACGCCGCGGCCTGTGGCTCCTCTCCCTCCGCAGAAATAGCGGCGACCGAGATTCCGATTGGCTCCGCTAAGATTGTCGATGGCGTGATCTTCACCCAGCCCAAGGAAGGCGAGTTTAAGGCCTACTCCCAAACGTGCCCTCACCAGGGCAATCCAATCACCGAGATCGATGGCATGACGGCAACCTGCACGGCACACAACACCTCCTACAATCTCAGCGATGGAAGCGTAATCTCCGGCCCGGGGCGCGATCCATTGGAGGAATACGAAGTTAAACAAGACGGCTCTAACGTCACCACGGCCTAG
- the trpA gene encoding tryptophan synthase subunit alpha codes for MSTRYEDLFRSLHNRGEGAFVPFLMLGDPTPEHTLAIVRTVVAAGADALELGVPFSDPVADGPTIQASHLRALDGGATVDSALEQVRAIRAEFPELPIGMLIYGNVAFTRGFDRFYAEFAEAGADSILLPDVPVREGAPFIAAAEKAGMDPIFIAPARATAHTLEGVAQSSRGYIYAVSRDGVTGAEKESETIGLEEVVANIQRFDGPPVLLGFGISEPQHVRDAVTAGAAGTITGSAITKIIDRHVSRETDAEGRPVEGTPGRISDAKALHKELAEYVTRMKAATKK; via the coding sequence ATGAGCACCCGATACGAAGACCTATTCCGCTCACTACACAACAGGGGAGAGGGCGCTTTCGTCCCATTCCTCATGTTGGGCGATCCCACGCCGGAGCACACGCTGGCCATCGTGCGAACCGTCGTCGCGGCCGGAGCCGATGCATTGGAGCTAGGAGTTCCATTTTCTGACCCAGTGGCCGACGGCCCCACCATTCAGGCCTCCCACCTTCGCGCGCTCGACGGCGGCGCCACCGTAGACTCCGCCTTAGAACAGGTGCGAGCAATCCGCGCGGAATTTCCCGAGCTCCCCATCGGCATGCTCATCTACGGCAATGTGGCTTTCACTCGCGGTTTCGACCGTTTCTACGCCGAGTTTGCGGAAGCGGGCGCGGACAGCATTTTGCTTCCCGACGTCCCCGTGCGCGAAGGTGCTCCCTTCATCGCCGCAGCAGAAAAGGCCGGTATGGATCCAATCTTTATTGCCCCGGCCCGCGCGACCGCGCACACCCTCGAGGGCGTCGCTCAAAGCTCACGCGGCTATATCTACGCAGTATCACGAGACGGAGTCACCGGTGCCGAGAAGGAATCCGAGACTATTGGTCTCGAAGAAGTCGTCGCCAACATCCAAAGATTCGACGGACCTCCGGTACTGCTAGGATTCGGCATTTCCGAGCCGCAACACGTGCGCGATGCCGTGACGGCTGGGGCAGCGGGGACAATTACAGGCTCCGCAATCACCAAGATTATTGATCGCCACGTTTCACGTGAAACGGACGCGGAAGGCAGGCCAGTGGAAGGAACCCCAGGACGCATTTCCGATGCGAAAGCCTTGCACAAAGAACTCGCCGAGTATGTAACTCGCATGAAGGCGGCAACTAAGAAGTAG
- a CDS encoding bile acid:sodium symporter family protein produces MLQRLKKPDPLIVLIILAVIIAIIAPARGNFADIFGQLTNAAIALLFFLYGARLSTQEALNGLKHWRLHLTILAFTFVVYPLIGIALRSLTAVISNDMYLGILFLTLVPSTVQSSVAFTSIAKGNVPGAIVSASASNLVGVIITPLLVMFLMGTGGGVHIDTPVFGEIALLLLAPFVLGQLTRRWVGKVAQSKATKVVDRGSIAMVVYSAFSKGVVDGIWSSISLWDLAFLVVFAAAFVAFMLWLTRTVSQKMGFNRADTIAIEFCGSKKSLATGLPMASVIFASGGASLGLLILPLMIYHQVQLMMCSWLAARYAQCPST; encoded by the coding sequence ATGCTGCAGCGTTTGAAGAAGCCCGACCCGCTTATTGTCCTCATTATCCTGGCGGTCATCATTGCGATAATCGCACCAGCCCGCGGGAACTTTGCCGACATATTCGGCCAATTAACAAACGCAGCCATCGCGCTACTCTTCTTTTTGTATGGCGCGAGGCTTTCCACTCAAGAAGCCCTCAACGGACTAAAACACTGGCGGCTACACCTCACAATTCTCGCTTTTACCTTTGTGGTTTACCCGCTAATAGGCATAGCACTGCGGTCGCTCACCGCTGTCATATCGAATGACATGTACTTAGGAATCCTATTCCTCACGCTGGTTCCATCCACGGTGCAGTCTTCGGTTGCCTTCACCTCAATCGCGAAAGGAAACGTGCCGGGCGCAATCGTATCGGCTTCTGCCTCAAACTTGGTGGGAGTAATCATCACTCCATTGCTCGTCATGTTCCTCATGGGAACTGGGGGAGGAGTTCACATCGATACGCCAGTATTCGGCGAAATTGCACTTCTATTGTTGGCGCCATTTGTTCTAGGTCAGCTTACTCGGCGCTGGGTAGGCAAGGTTGCACAAAGCAAGGCCACTAAGGTCGTGGACCGCGGCTCAATCGCGATGGTGGTATATTCCGCTTTTTCTAAGGGTGTGGTGGACGGAATTTGGTCCTCTATTTCCCTGTGGGATCTGGCTTTCCTAGTTGTGTTCGCTGCTGCCTTCGTCGCCTTCATGCTGTGGCTCACCAGAACGGTAAGCCAAAAGATGGGATTCAATCGCGCCGACACCATTGCAATCGAGTTCTGTGGCTCGAAAAAGTCTTTAGCCACGGGACTGCCAATGGCGTCGGTAATCTTCGCTTCTGGCGGCGCATCCCTTGGCCTACTAATCCTCCCGTTGATGATTTATCACCAGGTTCAGCTAATGATGTGCTCGTGGCTAGCGGCCCGTTACGCGCAGTGTCCTAGCACGTAG
- a CDS encoding SdpI family protein, translating to MIAVGIIFLILAVLLIIVGALASTKRLPGNSYIGLRLQEIRKSREAWDNAHRIAGPFWMLSGVCLIFGGIVALRAEGWMWLIPVLTFVAAVLALSIGSNLGSRAAFLHEQAHADEEGCGDSCNCGSDGCGGEEAAAAPAPQVDVDALRHAARESDR from the coding sequence ATGATCGCTGTGGGAATCATCTTTTTAATCCTCGCCGTCCTCCTCATCATCGTGGGAGCCTTGGCCTCAACCAAGCGCCTACCTGGAAATAGCTATATCGGCTTGCGCCTGCAGGAGATTCGCAAATCCCGCGAAGCATGGGACAATGCCCATCGCATTGCCGGGCCATTCTGGATGCTGAGTGGCGTCTGCTTAATCTTCGGCGGCATCGTCGCGCTCCGCGCTGAGGGCTGGATGTGGCTCATCCCGGTTCTTACTTTTGTGGCCGCTGTACTAGCCCTCTCCATCGGTTCCAACCTCGGCTCACGTGCCGCGTTCCTCCACGAACAAGCACACGCAGACGAGGAGGGTTGCGGAGACTCCTGTAATTGTGGTTCCGACGGTTGCGGTGGGGAAGAGGCTGCCGCAGCACCCGCCCCTCAGGTTGATGTCGACGCGCTCCGTCACGCCGCTCGCGAATCCGATAGGTGA
- a CDS encoding branched-chain amino acid transporter permease, which translates to MPAGVTLASIAAVLVPVGLVTVVLRQLPFSFVKWMKDSQFFSVLGMMMPVGVMTILVVYTVHGQSSAPGGIWAALLGVVVTFLLHLWKRDSALSIFGGTAFYMLLVNVVF; encoded by the coding sequence ATGCCCGCTGGAGTCACCCTTGCTTCCATCGCGGCCGTCCTAGTTCCCGTCGGCCTCGTTACCGTTGTACTACGCCAACTTCCTTTCTCCTTTGTGAAATGGATGAAGGATAGTCAGTTCTTTTCCGTGCTCGGCATGATGATGCCTGTGGGTGTGATGACCATCTTGGTCGTCTATACCGTCCACGGGCAGTCCAGCGCCCCCGGTGGCATCTGGGCGGCTCTCCTCGGAGTGGTGGTCACTTTCCTGCTGCATCTGTGGAAGCGGGACTCAGCGCTGTCCATTTTCGGAGGAACCGCCTTCTATATGCTCCTCGTCAACGTAGTCTTTTAG
- a CDS encoding YqgE/AlgH family protein: MFADRLFNALERNDPAPGQLLIAAPGMLSPEFARSVILVIEHNDMMTFGVDLTKRSEVAIFNVLPEWLPVVAKPQALYIGGPLNQQSVVGLAQTNQGVDPDKHDRLTRLAPRLAHVDLRAEPEEIEPLVSGMRMFAGYAEWGPGQLEEEIEAGEWFVSPALAQDVITPGPADLWSDVMKRQPMPLPLYSTYPVNVEDN, from the coding sequence ATGTTTGCCGATAGATTATTCAACGCCCTCGAGCGCAATGACCCCGCCCCCGGCCAGCTGCTCATCGCCGCTCCGGGTATGCTTTCGCCGGAATTCGCCCGTTCCGTCATTCTCGTCATTGAGCACAATGACATGATGACCTTCGGCGTGGATCTGACCAAGCGCTCCGAGGTGGCGATTTTCAATGTGCTGCCGGAATGGCTTCCCGTTGTGGCCAAGCCGCAGGCGCTGTACATCGGCGGCCCGCTCAATCAGCAATCCGTCGTAGGACTCGCGCAGACCAACCAGGGCGTCGATCCGGACAAGCACGACCGACTCACCCGCCTCGCCCCGCGCCTCGCGCATGTGGATCTGCGCGCGGAGCCGGAAGAGATAGAGCCCTTGGTCTCGGGTATGCGCATGTTTGCCGGCTACGCCGAGTGGGGCCCGGGCCAGCTAGAAGAGGAAATCGAGGCCGGCGAATGGTTCGTCTCCCCTGCCCTGGCCCAAGACGTTATTACGCCGGGTCCGGCCGACCTCTGGTCCGATGTGATGAAGCGCCAGCCCATGCCATTGCCGCTGTACTCCACCTACCCCGTCAACGTGGAAGACAATTAA